In the genome of Acidimicrobiia bacterium, the window GGGTGCCGCGGTGGGGTTCGGACAGATGCGAGTCTTGCAACCCGTCGCGCCAATGTGGCATAGTTATGGCATGGCACGCATACGAGTGAGTACCACGGTCGACGAGTCACTCTTGAAGAACGCGAGGAAACTCAGGTCGAATCTCAACGACGCCGCCCTGCTGGACGAAGCGCTCACCGCGTTGGTGGCAAGACATCGCGCCGCCGAGATCGATGCAGGGTACGGTGTGTACGACGAACATCCCCTCGATGAGGCAGACGCATGGGGTGACCTGGCTTCCTTTCGAGAGGCGGCGGCCTCCTCGTGAACGATCTGCCAGCCAGGGGAGAGGTGTGGTGGTGCGAACTGCCCGGAATCGGTCGCCGCCCGGTCGTGGTTCTTTCACGAGACGCCGCGATCCCTCGACTTCGACGGGCACTCATTGCGCCGTGCACAACGACCGTCCGAGGGCTTGCGAGTGAGGTGCTCCTCGAGCCTGGCGACGATCCGATCCCGCGTCGGTCTGCTGTCAATCTCGATTCGGCAGAAGGTGTCGCGGTTGGGACGCTGACGGATCGACTTGGCAGGTTGAGTGACGGCCGCATGCACGAGGTGTGCGCAGCCCTCGCGGTTGCCGTCGATTGCAACAACTCGTAGTCCGAACGAACGGGGGATACGCACTCCGGTCGCTGCGCGTCTTTCAGGGTTCCTTCAGGCCCGACCCGTATGGTGGCCACATCGTTCGACTCACCAGAAAGGACCGCGCGATGCATCGACGAGTCGCCATCGTTTCGATCCTGGCCCTCCTCGTCCTTTCGGCCTGCTCAGGTTCGGCCGTTGATTCCACCGGACCGGATTCCACCGGATCGACCGGGGACCTTCCCACGACAACCGTCTCGGATATGGGCCCGGGCTCCCCCGATCCAACGCTGCCGCCGTCGGGCGGCGGCTCTGACTGTGAACCGGACCGCATCTGTGAGATCGAATACGAACCGACCGTCGTCCCCGTCGAAGGGTATGGGCTCGAAGAGATCGTTGTCGATGGCGAGACGGCTTTCGTCACGACCGACGACGGGGCTGTGCTCGCCATTGACCTGACCTCTGGTGCCGTGGACGGCATCTTCACGCCGGATTCCGACGCAGTCGATGTCACGGTCGCCGACGGAGATCTCTGGGTCCTGACCCTCGACGGTCCCGTGTTCGTCGACCGTTCGACGATGGAACCCGCCGTGTCCGGCACCCTTCCACCCGTGGCCACAGGATCGCACCTCACCGTGACCGGGGACGCCGTGTGGGTCACCACGGCTGGCACGGGAGATGTCGCACGGTTCAATCGGACAACCGGCGAGTTCGAAACCGTGATCACGGACTATCCGGACTTGGTCGCACCAGGATCGCCGCGCATCGTTGCGGTCGACGGCTCGATCTACACGATCAACGAGTACGACGGCATCGTCCTTCGCATCGACCCGGCCTCGAACACGATCATCGACCGATTCGACGACCTCGGCTACGAAGCGGAATCCAACGACAGCGGCACCACATCGATTCTGGCGAGGGGCCCCGAGTCGATCGGATACTTCGACGGGAGCGTGTGGGTGCTGTCGGATTTCGTCAACCCCGAGGGATCCTTCGTGTCGGGGAACGCCACGGCTTACACCATCGACCCAGCAAGCGGCTCCGTGTCACGGACCCTCGACCTCGTAGGCGATCCCCTGACCGAAGCGGCATTCGTGGTGACCCCGGACGCGCTCTGGTACATCGAGTACACCTCCTACAACCTCATCCGGGTCGACCGCGCGACCGGGCTCCAGCACCGTATCCGTGCGGGCTTCTCATCCGGGTACAACGCGGCGATCAGCGGTGGAACCATCTGGGTGACCACCGACGGGGCCCTCCTCGCGGTCGACACGGCCCAGGTACAGGCAGCGGTATCGTGACATCCCTCGTCATCCGCCTCCACGACGGTGATCCAGACGAGCTGCGCGGCACCCTCGAACGCCCAGGCGAGGCTGCACGGCCGTTCCGCAACGCGCAGGAGCTTCTCGACCTGATCGCGAGTTACCGGCGTTCCACGACATCGCCAGGAAACGGCGCAGGTTCGACATCGAGCTCAGTCATCCGGCCAACATAGGTCCCATAGAGCCTCCGGGCGGTACCGCGTCTTCCGGTCCGTTCCATCGCCCCGATCAGGCCCATGTGGGCGGATTCGTCGTAGGGATCGCGCTCGAGCATGCGCAGGTACCTCCGAGCCGCGGCGTCGTCGTCGCCTGCGTGCTCGGCGATCTCGGCGAGACGAGAAGCAATCGCCATGTACTCCGACCTCGCCTCTTCCCGCAACAGGATCGCCCAGTCGGCATAGGGCTGTTCTTCGAGAAAGTCACCGACATACACGAGCTCAGCGGCCACATACGCGGCCGCGGCGTCGTCGAGGCTCCCGGAACGGTCCAGACGATGTCCGAGGGCCGCCTTGTCGAGGAAGA includes:
- a CDS encoding DUF2191 domain-containing protein, whose amino-acid sequence is MARIRVSTTVDESLLKNARKLRSNLNDAALLDEALTALVARHRAAEIDAGYGVYDEHPLDEADAWGDLASFREAAASS
- a CDS encoding type II toxin-antitoxin system PemK/MazF family toxin, yielding MNDLPARGEVWWCELPGIGRRPVVVLSRDAAIPRLRRALIAPCTTTVRGLASEVLLEPGDDPIPRRSAVNLDSAEGVAVGTLTDRLGRLSDGRMHEVCAALAVAVDCNNS